Proteins found in one Paraburkholderia caballeronis genomic segment:
- a CDS encoding EamA family transporter codes for MNWALIVASGAFGGLASVLLRVAASQGTAEWPWAFRFGAIGAYGIGFVLYAIALRKANLSVAYPLMVAVSILVVLAFTALHEHLLQPPQVAGALIILVGVWMVTRSA; via the coding sequence TTGAACTGGGCGCTCATCGTCGCGAGCGGCGCATTCGGTGGACTGGCGAGCGTATTGCTGCGTGTCGCCGCGTCGCAGGGAACGGCGGAGTGGCCGTGGGCGTTCCGCTTCGGCGCCATCGGCGCTTACGGCATTGGTTTTGTGCTGTATGCGATTGCGCTGCGCAAAGCGAATCTCAGCGTCGCCTACCCGTTGATGGTGGCGGTATCGATACTCGTGGTGCTCGCGTTCACCGCGCTGCACGAGCATCTTTTGCAGCCGCCACAGGTGGCCGGCGCATTAATCATTCTGGTCGGGGTTTGGATGGTTACCCGGTCGGCGTAG
- a CDS encoding UbiA family prenyltransferase, translating to MPELTPLPLVVDLDGTLTATDTLAESVIRIIRRNPADLLRLPFWLAAGRAAFKARIAERADFQADSIPYRETLLCYLEAERKQGRTIILATAAHHSIAERVSAHLGVFDAVIATEQNINLKGAAKLASIRACVGEHFVYAGDSKADLPIWAAAQGAIVVGASPGVAAAARKAVYVEREFPPEQADFATWCRALRVHQCLKNLLLFVPLLTAFAFFDMDRIATLALAFVSFSLGASATYIANDFWDLDSDRRHPRKRNRPFASGALSLAQGASCAAVLLMLAFVLAFAVSTRFAAMLVLYLAFTTAYSLWFKSIVLLDVIVLSLLYTLRIVAGAVAVDISVSHWLLAFSVLTFLSLALVKRCSELVLLRQNDKRVSAGRDYRVGDLEVLWPFGIGAALAAVVVFGLFINAPETAERYAVPHLLWLVQIGLIYLFGRLWVSTVRGAMHDDPIVHLLENRGSVGTLFLMVAIVLAAHFLPVL from the coding sequence GTGCCCGAACTCACCCCATTACCCCTCGTCGTCGATCTGGACGGTACGCTGACCGCGACCGATACGCTCGCGGAATCCGTCATCCGGATCATCAGGCGCAACCCGGCGGATCTGCTTCGCCTGCCGTTCTGGCTTGCCGCCGGACGTGCCGCGTTCAAGGCCCGGATAGCTGAACGGGCGGATTTTCAGGCGGACAGCATTCCTTATCGGGAAACCTTGCTCTGTTATCTCGAAGCCGAAAGAAAACAGGGCCGTACGATCATTCTCGCCACCGCCGCGCACCATTCGATTGCCGAGCGCGTGAGCGCACATCTCGGCGTGTTCGATGCAGTGATCGCGACTGAGCAGAACATCAACCTCAAAGGTGCGGCCAAGCTGGCCAGCATCCGCGCATGCGTGGGCGAGCACTTCGTCTATGCGGGCGACAGCAAGGCCGACCTGCCGATCTGGGCGGCGGCGCAGGGCGCGATTGTGGTGGGCGCGTCGCCAGGCGTGGCGGCTGCCGCGCGGAAAGCCGTTTACGTCGAACGCGAATTCCCGCCCGAGCAAGCCGATTTTGCGACGTGGTGCAGAGCGTTGCGCGTGCACCAATGCCTGAAGAACCTGCTGTTGTTCGTGCCGCTGTTGACCGCGTTCGCGTTCTTCGACATGGACAGGATCGCGACGCTGGCGCTGGCGTTCGTCTCGTTTTCGCTGGGTGCGTCGGCGACCTACATCGCCAACGATTTCTGGGATCTCGACAGTGACCGCCGTCATCCGCGCAAGCGGAACCGCCCGTTTGCGAGCGGGGCGTTGTCTCTGGCGCAAGGCGCGAGTTGCGCAGCGGTATTGTTGATGCTGGCATTCGTGCTGGCGTTTGCCGTGTCGACGAGATTCGCTGCGATGCTAGTCCTGTATCTGGCGTTCACCACCGCATACAGCTTGTGGTTTAAGTCGATCGTGCTGCTCGACGTCATCGTGCTGTCCCTGCTGTACACGCTGCGGATCGTGGCCGGTGCGGTGGCGGTCGACATCAGCGTCAGCCACTGGTTGCTGGCCTTCTCCGTGCTTACGTTTCTGAGCCTCGCGCTCGTCAAGCGATGTTCGGAACTGGTGCTGCTGAGGCAGAACGACAAGCGCGTTTCCGCCGGACGCGATTATCGGGTGGGCGACCTCGAAGTACTCTGGCCGTTCGGCATCGGTGCGGCGCTCGCCGCGGTGGTCGTGTTCGGACTCTTCATCAATGCGCCCGAGACGGCCGAGCGTTATGCGGTGCCTCATCTGCTCTGGCTGGTGCAGATCGGCCTGATCTATCTGTTCGGCCGGCTTTGGGTGAGCACGGTGCGCGGCGCCATGCACGACGATCCGATCGTCCATCTGCTCGAAAATCGCGGCAGTGTCGGAACGCTCTTCCTGATGGTGGCGATCGTGCTGGCCGCCCATTTCCTGCCGGTTCTGTGA
- a CDS encoding CPCC family cysteine-rich protein: MTQEKGNCLPGPCCESLTIGVRGEYEICPVCGWEDDPVQSDDPTFAGGANRSSLNEARKHRRTTKTKVH; the protein is encoded by the coding sequence ATGACGCAAGAGAAAGGAAATTGCCTACCCGGCCCGTGCTGCGAAAGCCTGACCATTGGTGTGCGAGGTGAGTATGAAATCTGCCCTGTATGCGGTTGGGAAGACGATCCGGTGCAATCGGATGATCCCACATTCGCAGGAGGTGCTAATCGAAGTAGTCTGAATGAGGCTCGCAAGCATAGGCGAACGACGAAAACAAAGGTGCATTGA